ACAGGGGCATGTCGTTCAGCGGGTTTGATTCCAGCTGGTGGGTGCGCTGTGCCGCATTGAATCCGGTGACCGTGGGCAGGTCGATGCGGCTGCCATTATAGACCAGCACCACGCGGCAGTCGCGGCCGATATTAAAGGGTCTGAGGGACATTCATGGCTCCATGAAAAAAGCCACCCTGAAAGGTGGCTCGTGAAGTATTGCGTAACAATGGAGGCGGGTTGAAAGGTAACAGTTTCCGGATAAGATGTTCTTCTGAAGCTTTTTAAAAAAACGCTTTACCAAAAACTGCCTTCTGTTTTCTGGGCTGGGGATCAGGCCGCCGCAGTTGCGGTGCTGACCGTAACACTCGCCCCACCCTGCAGGTTGACCACAAAGAAACGGTTGATCCCCTGATAGCGCACCTGCACGTCAGCGCGCACGTAACCCAGCGCCGTGCGTGACTGGGGGTTATTGCTCGTGTCGCACAGCACGGCGTAATCCGTGCTTGCCCCCAGTATGCCGCTGCCCACCATGTTCGACAGCGTGCCGAGCAGAACGGCGCGGATGTCGCCATACAGCGTGGCGCAGATGACGGCGCCCACGAACGCGCCCATGCCCGCGTTGAGCGTCTCGGCAATGTAGTTGGTCAGGCGTGTATAGGTGTCATCATCCATCACGTCATCGGAAGAAGTATTGATGCCCCCGCGCACCGCCCAGTAGCTGCCGCCGGGTGCTGGGTTGCAGATTACGTCAATGCCCGCCGTGAACAGCGCCGACAGTTCGGCACCAGAATAGGTCGCTGCCTGCCCGCTGCTGACCAGCCCAGCCTTCTGGCTGCCGATCACGCCATACAGCTCCTTGTTCAGGCTCGACTGCTCGGGCGAGAGGCCGCCAAGGATACCTGCTGCAAATGCCTGCGGCGGCACCAGCATGTCGCCATTGGTGTCATCTTCCCACCACAGCCAGTCACCAAACATCAGCTTGACGGCGTAACTGTCCAGACCTGCGGCATTTTTCATGGTTACCGCATTGGCAATCGTGTCGCCTGCCGGGCCGCAGGCAATCATGTACATCCCTTCCCCCAGGCCAAAAGCGGCCTGCGTGGTCCATGATGTATTATCCACCACACCATGCAACAGCCCGATCGCGCAGCCCTGCCCGCGCAGGGCATACATGCCGGTGCGGCTTGTGCCATCCGTGCCCAGAAACTGCGTGG
This is a stretch of genomic DNA from Komagataeibacter xylinus. It encodes these proteins:
- a CDS encoding phage tail protein, whose protein sequence is MTIYQSGQLNTNSLSVPDLYVQILKPQTLALNGVATGRIGLVGTAAWGPVASPVIIGSMGDCLSAFGPKQAQVNDIGTAVNIAIMQGASDFRCVRVSDGTDVAATGTLAGVTLTAIHTGSAGNALVAMLAQDPIITTNYTLTLSHAVLGSRTYRGATWPVLAAAIAADGTALVRVTVPTTVPAPEAGSVTLAGGSDGGVPTTTQFLGTDGTSRTGMYALRGQGCAIGLLHGVVDNTSWTTQAAFGLGEGMYMIACGPAGDTIANAVTMKNAAGLDSYAVKLMFGDWLWWEDDTNGDMLVPPQAFAAGILGGLSPEQSSLNKELYGVIGSQKAGLVSSGQAATYSGAELSALFTAGIDVICNPAPGGSYWAVRGGINTSSDDVMDDDTYTRLTNYIAETLNAGMGAFVGAVICATLYGDIRAVLLGTLSNMVGSGILGASTDYAVLCDTSNNPQSRTALGYVRADVQVRYQGINRFFVVNLQGGASVTVSTATAAA